CTGGGCCGTCTACGAGGGCCTGATACCGACGAACCCGGCTAAAACCAACCACGCCGAAGGCCCGCTTCCAACCGACGAGACAGAAACTGACCAACAGTACTGGACGACACGCGACCGTGAAGCCATCTGTGCCACTGCGACCGCTCGTGTCGACGACGCCGGCGAAAGCGACGGTGTCGACCGCAGGGCGGCCTATCGCGACCAGGCACTCGTCTTCTTGCTTGCCTACTCTGGAGCCCGTAGCGCTGAACTCGTGGCCGTCTCCGATGACGAGGAACGGAACGGTCTGCGGTGGCGTCAGGTCAATCTTGATGCTGGCACGATGCAGGTGTTCGGCAAGAATCGCACCCGAGAGTCTGCACCCATCCTTGACGATGCACTTCATCCACTCCGGCGCTGGAAACAACTTCGAGAGCCCGACGAGAACGAAGCCGTGTTTCCGCGGCTGGACAACGCTGCGAAGGCTCTAGACCCGACACCGTCGATCACAACGCAGTCAGCCCGGAACATCTTGGCAGACCTGTGTGAGTGGTCTGAGTATGACTTCGAGGAGCCGCTGAAACCACACGGCGCTCGCCGTGGCCTCGGTCGAGAAATCTATCGCGAGAACCCACAGCTGGCTCAAGACGTACTGCGGCACAAGTCCATCGAGACAACGCACGAGGGGTACGCTCAGGAGGCCGCTAAACGGACTCGCGACGAAGCGAACGACATTATTTCCGGCGAGTAGCTTGCGGACATCTCTTCACAAGGGACCAGACAGACGACGCCCCAACCGGGCTAATTAGCGAGGTGAGAACGTATCGTGTGTTCTGGAACCGCTCCTACAACCGACGGTAGATGATGATCCCACCGAGAACAGCGACGATCATGCTCCCGGCAATAAGCAAATTCGTCGGTGCGCTCCCAGACGGCTCGACATTGTCTGTGGCCGCGGTCTGAGACGGTGTGATTGCTGGCCCACCACTGCTGGTCTGGGTCGAGGTTGATTCCTCGGTGTCCGTTTCGGTCGAGCGTTCAGTCACTGCGGTCGTCGTTGTTGTTGGGATGTCACTCGGCGTTGTTTCCGTTCCTGTCGGTGTATCCGTCGCTGTTACTGTGTCACCAGAGTCACTGCCACTGGAATCGCTATCATCGTCATCACCATCATCATTACTACCGCCGGAACTCGACGAGTCTTCCTCAGTAGGAGTTTCCGTCTCAGTCGGCGTAGGCGTTGACGTGTCTGTTGGCGTTGATGTGGCTGTTTCCGTCGGCGTTGGTGTCGACTCATTCTCATCGTCGGTCTGCCCTTCGACGGTGAGGATGCGCCCTTCTGTGCCGGTGACCGAGTAGGCACTGCCGTTCTCGTCACCCAGCGCCGCAACATTCACGGAGAGCCCGATAGCTCCGGGATTCTCGGCTTGGACAGTGACGGTCGCGAGTTCCACCGGGCCGCTCTGGAGCGTGTTCATTCCCGTCGCCGCCAACTGCACTGACGCCCCGCCGTCGGGCTGCTTGGCGTACGCTGGGCTGTCGGCATACCTGACGCTCTCGATGGTCGCGACGCTGCTGTCGTTGAGCGACACTGTCGCGTTGAACGTACCGACACCACCGCTGGCCTCGCCCACCACCAGCTCGTACTCGACGGTTGCGCCCGGATCAATGCTCTCTGCAGCCGGCGAAAGTCGAACCTCTGTCCCGCCGGCACCAGAAACGACAGCAGTACTCCCAATCAGCGCAGCGCTAACCAATACTATCCTCATGAGACGAGCGAGTTGCATCGATATTATCGAACCCGATTTCCACAGTATTAAATAAACCGGAAATATTTCTTGAATTAACGCTGGAATACTTCATGTCTAGAGGCCACAGTCGTACTCGTGGGGGTATCGAACTCGTAAGTGAGCAGGCACGGCCGCTGTTGGCGGTTATCCTGACCGTACTGCTCGTCACCAGCCCAGTCGTCGCAGCGGTTCCGGCCGGCGCACTCACACAGGCCGGCAATGCAGGCAACACCGGTACGGACGCGGGTAACACCGGCATCGGCACTGGCGTCGGAAACACGGCTGTGACACCCGACCCGGTCGTTGACTCGGCGAGCCCGACCGACCCGAACGGTGATGGACGCTTCGAGGACGTCAACGGTGATGGCAGCTTCGACGTCGTCGACAGCCAGGCGTTGCTTGCTCATCTCACGAACGCCTCCGTCCAGAACTACAGTTCGAGTTTCGACTTCACTGGGGACGGACGAGTCACGGTCAGCGACGGCCAGTGGCTCTACGTTCAGGCTATCAATCCAACCGAGACCGACGCCGACGGCGACGGCCTCAACAACACCGTCGAGGTCGCGCTCGGCACCAACGCATTCGACACCGATACCGACAGCGACGGAATCGGCGATTGGACCGAAACCAACGGTGGAAAGCCGATTGACACGGACGGCAATGGAGTCATTGACGCCCGTGATGCTGACAGCGACGGCGACCGCATCCCTGACTTGCGCGAAGGCGACGGTGACACCGACGGCGACGGGACGCCCAACTACCGCGACACCGACGACGACGGCGACGGCATCAGCACCCGGACCGAAGCGCTGGACGGCCAGAATTACAGCCACGATGTCGACTTCGACGAGACGGTCAACTGGCTCGACACCGACGCCGACGGCGACGGGACCCCCGACGGTGTTGAGGGTCAAAACGACAGCGACGGCGACGGGATGCCGGACTATCTGGACAACGACCGTGACAATGACGGGCTCCCAAACAGCTACGAGCGCAACGTCACGAAGACCAACCCCGCCGACAACGATAGCGAGTCCCCTCTGACGAACTACACCGAAGCGGACAACGACGTCATCGACGGGATGGAGGACTTCGACAGGGATACGCTGGGGACATACATCGAGTACGCCATCGGCACGGACCCGTTCGTGAGCGACACGGACGATGACGGGCTCTCAGACGGCTTCGAATACCGGAACGACCAGTTCGACCCGGTCGATGCCGACACGGACGGTGACGGCACAAGCGACGCTTCGGGCGACCTCGACGGTGATGGACTGACCAACGGTGCGGAGGCCCAGCGCGGGACCCTGGTCGACCGACCCAACACCGACGGCGACTCGCTGAACGACAGTCGAGAAATCGAGCTGGGAACGGACCCGACGCTGCCTGACACGGACGCCGACGGGCTGAACGACGACGAGGAACTCAAGCTGGGGACAGACCCACTTGTCAACGACACCGACGGTGACGGCGTCCTCGACGGCAACGAGACCTTCGAGACAGCAACCGTAAGCGACGCTTTCGACCTAAATATATCGGTTTCAGGGAACGGAAACCAAGCGGCCAGTATCTCGGTCAGCGAGGCTACCAATCCTATCGCGGCATCTGACACGCTCAACGAACAACGTGTCGCCCCTGTCGTTGATATTACCACCAATAACTCGTTCGAGAACGCGACAATCACGTTCCAATACAACGAATCAAAACTTGGCAATCGGACCGAGTCGGCGCTTTCAGTGGCCCGTTATAATCGGACCCTCCAGACGTACATCTCGCTGAACTCGACGGTTGATGCAGCGAACAACACAATTTCTGCCGAGACACCCCACTTTTCGACATACACCGTACTCGTTCAAAACGAGACTATCGAGAGATATAGGGTGGGTGGCAATCCGTCCTCGACGTACGAGTTCAATAGCACTGACTCGCTCTCGGACTGGAATGCAAACGGGTCGGTGGAGGTAATGGACGGTTCGGTCAGGATTGGTTCACTGCAGGACAAGGAACCGATTGGAGCCTATCCAGTCCGCCTCGAAGACGCGGGCTACGACGAACCGGAAAACCGGAGTGAAATATCCGCCGGGAGTAATATCACAAGTAGTGTTGCTGATGTCGAAGCCCCGCGTTCGCTGGGCCCGGTGACCTCGGTGGGACACGAACCGGCGAACCGGAGCTATTTGGCTAACATGAGCCTCGGGACACGTGGCGATGTTGGGCCATCCAGTGGTAACTACGAACCCGAAAATCCTGACTTTTTCATTCGGCGAAACCAGACGGAGACTGACGACGGTGGACTAGACAGATGTCCTGAGAGTCGTGAAACAGCAAGACCCACCACTAATCCGTTTTTTATCCCTGCAGGCGTCGAGGTTCCTTCAGGAGCAACGATTGGTGGGAACTCCTCCAACCCATTTGAGTACGGGTATATCAGCGAGAACGTCACGATTGGAGCAAATGTAACAGTCTTATCAAATTTTACTGTTGCCGCGAACGTCTCAGTTCCAGCTTCCATTACTGTACTCGGGAATCTGACGATCTCAGAGAACGCCACGTACCCCGACAGTGTGGCTGCCCTAGATAACGTGACTATCGCAGCAAACGTAAGGAAACCGGCGGTCAATAACACCACTGTCGAGACAATTCCCGACGAGGGGTGTATTCGGACGGCATCTCTCAGTGCGCCCCCGCGGGGGACAGGGCGGTTCCACTCTCTCAGACAGCCAACCGGAACCCCTGGTCTACAGTCGGCGGACCCACGGGAACCTACGAACTTCAATTCGACTCAAGATGCTATCAACGCTTCTGAGCCGGGCGATATCATCTACATCAACAGGACGGAGGCGGGCTCGCTCACTATAGATAAGCCGCTGACGATCGTCGGTCGCGGGCCCGAAAGGCACGGTGCGAACGCGACACGGTTCTCCTCAATAACCATCGGTGCTGAGATAAACGGGTCGGTCAGGCTCCGAAACCTTAATTCTGAGAAACTGAAACACAACGGTTCAACGGCTGAGATTACAGTCGAAAACGCTCGTATCGGACGGCTCGCCGCTAGCCACAGTTCGTCGTCGTGGAACGTAGTTTCGACATATATCGAGCGTATTTTCGCCAATAACGCACGGGGTAACTGGTCGATAACTGATTCTACCGCCATCAAACCTGGCGCTATCGCGAATCAGGGTCTGTACGCACGGAACAGCAGCGGAAATTGGAATATAAACAACTCACGTATCAGCGGTATCGCAGCAGAGAATTCCTCTGCCAACTGGTCGATAACCAATTCGAATGTGTTCCGCACCGGTATCGATGCGGACGGGTCGTCGGGATCATGGAGCATTCGACGAACCACAATACCGGACATAGGTCGTTTGACAACTGGGGGGCAAACGGGCATCCGCGCGAGCGAATCGTCTGCCGACTGGCATCTAAGTCGTGTTGAGATCGACCAGACGGATTTCATGGGCATCCTCGCTCGTGCAGCGTCCGGTAACTGGACTCTCAACCGAGTGTACATCAATGACACTGGTAAAACTGGCTATACCGGAGCTGCAGTCTGGATGTCAGGCGCTTCGGGATACTGGAATATAAGCCGAACACTCATTTCCAACTCCGCTGAAGAGGGTATCTTTGCGGCGTACTCCAGCGCAAATGTATCTCTACGGTCGGTTACGGTTCGCGATACTGCCGGACTCTACCTCAGTAGGGCACGTGGCGACTGGGTCCTCAACAGGGTCAACATTAACGGGGTAGTTGATTACGCTGGGACGCAGGAGTATATGCCGGATGTGAGGGCGTGGGAACGAATTGATCCACAAGACGAGGCAATCTGGGCGCAGGGAGCCAGTGGCAATGTCACACTCTCTAACGTAGCAATCACAGGAATCTATGATGAAGGGATATCGGCACGGTTTACATTCGGACGCTGGAATATCCGTTCGACGACGATTACGAACACGCAGGGCCCGAGTATCGACATGAGGTCTGCTTCGTCGGTCACGGTCTCGTCCAGTAAATTGAATGGTCAGGTTAGAGCACGTGGCATTTCTGACTCGCTTTCGCTCTCTAACACGACAATTGAATCCGAGTATAACGACGGTATCAAATTAAATTCTGCCACGGCAAACGTTTCCTTGGATCATGTCGCTATCGATGCTAACCGATACGGACTGTTCGCAAAGAACTCGCTCGGAGACACGTCTCTGAACGCAACGAGGATTTCGGTCAACGTCGCACCGATAAACGCCAACCGTACTACCGGCGACTGGTCGCTGCAAAATGTTGAACTAGTTCAGAATTTTACCGCTACTCCAGCAGTACTCGCGTCGGAGTCATCCGGTACGTGGTCACTGCGTAGAGCAAACATATCAGCTGAAAACGGTGGTATTGGCGCAACCGACAGTAACG
This genomic stretch from Haloarcula sp. CBA1127 harbors:
- a CDS encoding tyrosine-type recombinase/integrase; this translates as MDRLPPEYDATPGDDALETAIEKRLVDIDSGRYRTNVASVLRKFAAWSRDQHGITNPKDIDDDLCRQYARELARADDRDDISPETARRYFAYVRSFLTWAVYEGLIPTNPAKTNHAEGPLPTDETETDQQYWTTRDREAICATATARVDDAGESDGVDRRAAYRDQALVFLLAYSGARSAELVAVSDDEERNGLRWRQVNLDAGTMQVFGKNRTRESAPILDDALHPLRRWKQLREPDENEAVFPRLDNAAKALDPTPSITTQSARNILADLCEWSEYDFEEPLKPHGARRGLGREIYRENPQLAQDVLRHKSIETTHEGYAQEAAKRTRDEANDIISGE